In Paenibacillus sonchi, a single genomic region encodes these proteins:
- a CDS encoding glycosyltransferase family A protein, with product MQGLSVVICTRNRVQDLTRCIHSITKQDIGRTSPIEVIIIDDGDIPKEILSEFETLLTACGYSFIYHSKTDRGLWLSRIKAVELSTMDKILFLDDDVEIPGHYLSTLIQTYLDYPNCAGVGGIAIGMSNSFLGTIRCLLSFQQSLSSGKLSLSGQAGSMYNWHKARKIFKTEFQHGCNMSFKKEAIKDLGPVPWLKSYSVGEDILMSRIAQKSGPLYINPELKLLHHESPASRDNLEDVAYTRVLNHVYLLKDKKSGPIGYLALVWTTLYLILREQPKKNVAAIKGYKKGLKEIFSRQTAG from the coding sequence ATGCAAGGATTGTCAGTGGTTATCTGCACGAGGAATCGGGTACAGGACCTGACACGGTGCATTCATTCTATCACCAAACAGGACATAGGCCGGACCTCCCCCATCGAGGTTATCATTATAGATGACGGCGACATACCCAAAGAAATTCTAAGCGAATTCGAAACGTTATTGACCGCATGCGGTTATTCTTTTATTTATCACAGCAAGACGGACCGGGGATTATGGCTGTCACGGATCAAGGCGGTGGAACTGTCCACGATGGATAAGATCCTCTTCCTTGACGATGACGTTGAAATCCCCGGACATTATCTGTCCACATTGATCCAAACCTACCTCGACTATCCAAACTGCGCAGGGGTTGGCGGTATTGCCATCGGGATGAGCAACAGCTTCCTTGGCACAATCCGCTGTCTGCTGTCCTTCCAGCAATCTCTATCGAGCGGCAAGCTCTCTCTAAGCGGCCAAGCAGGCTCCATGTACAATTGGCATAAGGCGAGGAAGATCTTCAAGACCGAATTCCAGCACGGCTGCAACATGTCGTTCAAGAAGGAGGCCATTAAGGATCTGGGACCCGTGCCCTGGCTCAAAAGCTACAGCGTCGGCGAAGACATTCTGATGTCACGCATCGCCCAAAAATCCGGCCCCCTCTACATCAATCCCGAACTGAAGCTTCTGCATCACGAGTCACCGGCCTCCAGGGACAACCTTGAAGACGTGGCTTATACCCGGGTGCTGAACCATGTGTATCTGCTGAAGGACAAGAAATCAGGGCCTATCGGATATCTTGCTCTTGTCTGGACCACACTTTATCTCATCCTCCGGGAACAGCCCAAAAAGAATGTCGCGGCCATCAAAGGCTACAAAAAAGGACTGAAAGAAATCTTCTCCAGACAGACTGCGGGATAA